The following are encoded together in the Cynocephalus volans isolate mCynVol1 chromosome 4, mCynVol1.pri, whole genome shotgun sequence genome:
- the LOC134376641 gene encoding olfactory receptor 5AN6-like, translating to MASSRSMQGDRNHTSVDMFILLGLSDEKELQLILFPVFLGIYLVTLIWNLSLIILIKINSILHTPMYFFLSSLSFIDICYSSSISPRMLSDLLQAEKTISFMACAIQYFVAAWMSLAECCLLATMAYDRYVAIGSPLQYSAIIVPGRCWKMIAVAYGTGFLCSFIETVSCFHAYYCGPNIIQHFFCDIPQVISLSCSNPFICQMIVFLVAISVGLGSLLVILLSYGFIAASILKISSVKGSAKAFNTCASHLAAVILYYGTALSVYMHPGSSHSMKHKVLSVFYLIFVPMLNPLIYSLRNKDIKEFLKGVTKRSPLILKKKRHR from the exons ATGGCATCAAGCAGATCTATGCAAGGGGACAGAAACCACACTTCTGTGGACATGTTTATTCTCCTGGGACTTTCAGATGAAAAAGAGCTGCAGCTCATCCTCTTTCCAGTCTTCCTGGGAATCTACCTTGTGACCCTCATCTGGAATCTAAGTCTTATCATTCTCATCAAGATCAACTCTATCCTGCACActcccatgtactttttcctcagtTCCCTGTCATTTATAGACATCTGCTACTCTTCTTCCATCAGCCCAAGGATGCTGTCAGACTTGTTACAAGCTGAGAAAACAATTTCCTTCATGGCCTGTGCCATTCAGTATTTTGTTGCTGCCTGGATGAGTCTGGCTGAGTGCTGCCTCTTGGCCACCATGGCCTATGACCGGTATGTTGCCATAGGCAGCCCTCTGCAGTACTCAGCCATCATTGTCCCTGGCCGCTGTTGGAAGATGATTGCTGTGGCCTATGGGACTGGTTTTCTCTGTAGCTTTATTGAAACAGTCTCTTGCTTTCATGCCTACTACTGTGGGCCAAATATAATTCAACATTTCTTCTGTGACATACCTCAggttatttctttgtcttgctccaATCCCTTCATCTGCCAAATGATTGTTTTTCTGGTAGCTATTTCTGTGGGTTTGGGTTCTTTGCTTGTTATCCTCTTATCCTATGGTTTCATTGCAGCTTCCATCCTGAAAATATCCTCAGTGAAAGGAAGTGCCAAGGCCTTCaacacctgtgcctcccacctggcTGCTGTGATACTGTACTATGGCACAGCCCTCTCTGTGTACATGCATCCTGGCTCTAGCCACTCCATGAAGCACAAGGTGCTGTCTGTTTTTTATCTTATCTTTGTCCCCATGTTAAACCCTCTGATCTATAGTCTGAGGAACAAGGACATCAAAGAGTTCCTCAAAGGGGTGACAAAAAG ATCACCCctaatactaaagaaaaaaagacacagataa
- the LOC134376640 gene encoding olfactory receptor 5A1-like codes for MAPNKSMEVVENHTSVAMFILLGLSDEKELQLILFPVFLGIYLGTLIWNLCLIIVIKINSNLHTPMYLFLSSLSFIDICYSSSISPRMLSDFLRDEKIISFMACATQYFVGAWMGLAECCLLAAMAYDRYVAIGNPLQYSAIMVPGRCWKMIAGACASGFLSSLVHVVPCFHLSYCGPNIIQHFLCDITQVISLSCSNPFMCQLIVFLVAIFVGLGSLFVILLSYGFIAASILKISSVKGSAKAFNTCVSHLAAVMLFYSTCLSVYMHPGSSHSMKHKVLSIFYVIFIPLLNPLIYSLRNKDIKKALKRLIKRQHIYLSKINIWAAIITIRKMEASICK; via the coding sequence ATGGCACCAAACAAATCTATGGAAGTGGTTGAGAACCACACCTCTGTGGCCATGTTTATTCTCCTGGGACTTTCAGATGAAAAAGAGCTGCAGCTCATCCTCTTTCCAGTCTTTCTGGGCATCTACCTTGGGACTCTCATCTGGAACCTGTGTCTTATCATTGTCATCAAGATCAATTCCAACCTGCACACACCTATGTACCTTTTTCTCAGTTCCCTGTCATTTATAGACATCTGCTATTCTTCCTCCATCAGCCCAAGGATGCTCTCAGACTTCTTAagagatgagaaaataatttccttcATGGCCTGTGCCACTCAGTATTTTGTCGGGGCCTGGATGGGTCTGGCTGAGTGCTGCCTCTTGGCTGCCATGGCCTATGACCGGTACGTTGCCATAGGTAACCCTCTGCAGTACTCAGCCATCATGGTACCCGGCCGCTGTTGGAAGATGATTGCTGGGGCCTGTGCTAGTGGTTTTCTCAGTAGCTTAGTTCATGTAGTCCCTTGTTTTCATCTCTCCTACTGTGGACCAAATATCATTCAACATTTCTTGTGTGACATAACTCAGGTTATTTCTCTATCTTGCTCCAATCCATTCATGTGCCAACTGATTGTTTTCCTGGTAGCTATTTTTGTGGGGTTGGGTTCTTTGTTTGTTATCCTCTTATCCTATGGTTTCATTGCAGCTTCCATCCTGAAAATATCCTCAGTTAAAGGAAGTGCCAAGGCCTTCAACACCTGTGTCTCCCATCTGGCTGCTGTGATGCTCTTCTATAGCACATGCCTCTCTGTGTACATGCATCCTGGCTCTAGCCACTCCATGAAGCACAAGGTGCTGTCCATTTTCTATGTTATCTTTATTCCCCTGTTGAACCCTCTGATCTATAGTCTGAGGAACAAGGATATCAAAAAGGCCCTCAAGAGGCTGATAAAGAGGCAACATATTTACTTGAGTAAGATTAATATTTGGGCAGCTATTATCACTATAAGGAAGATGGAAGCAAGCATATGTAAGTAA